From one Brevundimonas sp. PAMC22021 genomic stretch:
- a CDS encoding alpha/beta hydrolase — translation MTRRGFFAPAIGALAAACSPLAVLNAVGPRDGGVRRVGRDIAYGPDPRQRLDVYAPVGEGPWPVLVFFYGGSWDSGSRDVYGWAAQAIAAQGFVVVLPDYRLVPQVVFPAFIEDAAAATAKAGEIASTYRGDPARLGVCGHSAGAHLALMIALDRRYMEAAGQPRLIRAAAGVSGPYDFLPFDVPASINAFGRAPDPTLTQPVTFVRPDAPPIWLGHGDADTVVHPKDTIILDQRQRAAGGRSEAKLYPGLSHTDTLASFSPLFRRKAPVLADMAAFFHRELG, via the coding sequence TTGACCCGCAGAGGCTTCTTTGCGCCCGCGATCGGCGCGCTGGCGGCGGCCTGCTCGCCGCTGGCCGTGCTGAACGCCGTCGGCCCGCGCGACGGCGGCGTTCGCCGGGTCGGACGCGACATCGCCTATGGCCCCGATCCTCGCCAAAGGCTGGACGTCTATGCACCCGTCGGCGAGGGGCCATGGCCCGTCCTGGTCTTCTTCTATGGCGGCAGTTGGGATTCAGGTTCCAGGGACGTCTATGGCTGGGCCGCCCAGGCCATCGCCGCGCAAGGCTTTGTCGTGGTCCTGCCCGACTACCGCCTCGTGCCGCAGGTGGTGTTTCCCGCCTTTATCGAGGACGCGGCCGCGGCGACGGCGAAGGCGGGCGAGATCGCCTCGACCTATCGCGGCGATCCGGCGCGCCTGGGCGTGTGCGGCCATTCGGCCGGCGCGCACCTGGCGCTGATGATCGCGTTGGATCGGCGCTACATGGAGGCCGCCGGCCAGCCGCGCCTGATCCGCGCCGCAGCGGGCGTGTCGGGCCCCTACGACTTCCTGCCGTTCGACGTGCCGGCCTCGATCAACGCCTTCGGCCGTGCGCCCGATCCGACGCTGACCCAGCCCGTGACGTTCGTGCGTCCCGACGCCCCGCCGATCTGGCTGGGACACGGAGACGCCGACACGGTGGTCCACCCGAAGGACACGATCATCCTGGACCAGCGCCAGCGCGCCGCCGGCGGACGATCCGAGGCCAAGCTCTACCCCGGCCTCAGCCACACCGACACCCTGGCCAGCTTCTCGCCCCTGTTCCGACGCAAGGCCCCGGTGCTGGCCGACATGGCCGCCTTCTTCCACCGCGAACTCGGCTGA
- the paoA gene encoding aldehyde dehydrogenase iron-sulfur subunit PaoA translates to MPDIIDLEVSRRKVLISSAGGAALGALPAKAQMPAQTSTQATDRSVGTPAGAGSVVPVAMEVNGAAVSLQLDTRTTLLDALREHLRLTGTKKGCDHGQCGACTVLVNGERINACLSLAVMHTGDKVTTIEGLGTPERMHPMQAAFVKHDGYQCGYCTPGQICSAVAVLEEIRAGVPSHVQADVAGRPEMSTAEMRERMSGNICRCGAYSNIADAMADVAGVRA, encoded by the coding sequence ATGCCGGACATAATCGATTTGGAGGTCTCGAGACGAAAGGTGCTGATCAGCAGCGCCGGGGGCGCGGCGCTCGGCGCCTTGCCGGCTAAAGCCCAGATGCCGGCCCAGACATCGACTCAAGCGACGGATCGGTCCGTCGGGACGCCGGCCGGCGCCGGAAGCGTCGTGCCCGTCGCGATGGAGGTGAATGGCGCGGCGGTGTCGCTGCAGCTCGACACCCGCACCACCCTGCTGGACGCGCTGCGGGAGCACCTGCGGCTGACCGGAACCAAGAAGGGCTGCGACCACGGCCAGTGCGGCGCCTGCACTGTCCTGGTGAACGGCGAGAGGATCAACGCCTGCCTGTCGCTTGCGGTCATGCACACCGGGGACAAGGTGACCACCATCGAGGGCCTGGGCACGCCGGAGCGGATGCACCCGATGCAGGCCGCCTTCGTCAAACATGACGGCTATCAATGCGGCTACTGCACGCCGGGCCAGATCTGCTCGGCCGTGGCGGTGCTTGAAGAAATCCGCGCCGGCGTCCCCAGTCATGTGCAGGCCGATGTGGCCGGGCGGCCCGAGATGTCGACGGCGGAGATGCGCGAGCGCATGAGCGGCAACATCTGCCGTTGCGGCGCCTATTCCAACATCGCCGACGCCATGGCCGATGTCGCCGGGGTGCGGGCATGA